In the genome of Chryseobacterium phocaeense, the window TCAAAAGCAGCAAATCCCTCATCCGGAACATCCCCGTGGATATTGACGTAAGGTGTGCTTTCATAGCCCAGCTTTTTCATTTCTTCCAGATTCTGAGCCTGATAATCATTATAGAAATAATTCCCCAATGTTTTCCCAAGGCGTTCTTTAAAAGTTGAAATATAGGTAAAAGTATACTGATAATCAGCGCCGTTGCTTACATGATTGTCTATAAAAACATCCGGCTGCAGCCACTGATAAATTTCCTGAAAACTGCGGGCATTTTTAGAATCTGCTTTGATAAAATCCCGGTTCAGATCATAGTTTCTGAGATTCCCCCTGAAACCGTACTGCTCCGGGCCGTTCTGATTGGCCCTTGAGTGGGAACCTCTGTTCAGCATTCCGCTGACATTATATGCAGAAATAGCTGCGATGATGAAGTTCTGTGGTGTTTTTATTTTCTTTGCCGCCAGATCCCGCATAAGCATCATCGTGGCATCTATTCCGTCCGGTTCTCCGGGATGAATGCCGTTATTGACAAAAAGAACCGCCTTATTCTTCCTCAGTTTTTCTATATCCTTCTCAGGAAAAGGATTGTAAACTACCACGTAAATGGGCTTTCCATTATCATCCTCTCCTTTTTTAAGGTATTGAATGGTATTGAAATTTTTAGCCAGATCCTGGTAATAGGCATTCATTTCTTCATACGTAACCGTCTGGTTTTTATTTCCTTTTTCAAAAGGGGTCTGGAATGAATTCTGAGCCATAAGTAACGAAGAACTCAGGAGTATCAGGAGGTATTTTAGTTTCATTGAAGCAGTTTTGATGTTCAAAAATACTAATATTCCCGGGAAAGAGCTAAAGGGCGAAAAGGCAAAATTGCTAAAAAGCAAAATGGCTAAGGTTGTGTGGGGTGATGTAAAAGGGGTTGGGATAACGCAAGGGCGCAAGGTTGTTATCTTTTTGCTGTTTTAAGGCGCGAGAAAATCAAAGATTTTCATTTGAGTTTTGATATTAAAATCTGCAGAATTTGCTCAATCTGCGTGAGCCTCTCATATCCGCTTATTTTAAAACCTCACAGGGTTGAACTCTATGAGGCTTGAAATGATTCTGTATCTGTTATTTTACAGGTTCCTGATCTTTTAAATATCATTGTTTCTTCCTCTTTCCTTAGGATAAAGGGCTGGAAGCGGCTCACTCTGCCAGAATTCTTTAGTGTTGATATCCATTAGTGACAAAGCACCTGTAAAAGCGGCTCCGGTATCCATATTCCAAACGTTGGCTTTATTTACAGGATGGCTGATTCCTATATCCAAAGTCGGGGTATGTCCAATAAATATTTCATTATACAGCAGCAGTCTTTTCGGGTAGAGCTCTGAACTTTTCTGCAGTTTTTTATCCATGGCTACCGCGGTTTCCCAGAGGGTTCTGTCCCAGCGGTAGTTGCTGGAATAGACTTCCTTTTCAGGGCCGTGCATAGAGGAATAGCCTGCATGGATAAACAGGCGGTTGTTTTCATCAACATAATAATTTTTCATCCTCTGAAAAAATTCAAGATGGAGATCCAGATCTTCTGGTGAATAGCCGTTATAACTTTCAACGGTGCTTTTTCCTCCATTGAAAAGCCAGACATCGGGACTTCCTCCAAACGATAGCCAATCTTCGCACCAGGCATCATGGTTTCCTTTGATAAAGATGCAGGCCTGTTTTTCTGAAAGTTCCATCAGGAACCGGATGATCTGAGAAGATTCGCTCCAGCCGTCTACATAATCACCGAGAAAAATAAGCTGATCGTCCCCTGTAACTTCTGCTCTTTCAAGAACCTGTTTTAAGGCTTTAAAACCACCGTGAATATCACCAATAACTAATGTTCTGCCCATTTCTTATTTTGAAATTTATTTTTTAGATATTCTGATTTTTTTGTTGGATAACGCAAAGACGCTAATTTTTTCAAATGTTGCGTTTTAAGGCGCAAGGATTTTATCTGCGATAAAATTGACGGAGCCCTATCCTGCATCTTTATCCTTTATTCTTTATTCTTTGTTCTTTGTTCTTTGTTCTTTACTTACTAATATATTGGGGTTCAACAAAATCTGTCAGCCAGACTCCATTGGCTGAGAGGAAAAATATAATTCCGGCCTCATGCATTGCTTTTGTTCTGATGGTCAGAATCACAGGCTTTCCATGGCGCATTCCCACCTTTGTCGCAGTTTCTTTGTCTGCACTGAGGTGAACATGCTGGCGGGTCCTTTTTTCAATTCCATTTTCGAGGATGGAAGAAATATTGGCTTCTGCTGTTCCATGATAGAGGAAATCAGGAGGCTGAGCAGCTTTCAGGTCCAGATCTATAGCTATGGAATGTCCCTGACTGGCTCTGATCCTCGTTTTATCCTCATTAAAAGCGAACCGTTTTTTATTATTGGTTTCCACCACTTCTTCAAGGTCTTCAAAACTAAAATGCATTCTTCCTTTTGCAGATTTTGTAATAAGTTCACTGACGTCCGCCCATCCGTTTTCATCCAGTTTCAGCTGAATGTTTTCGGGCTGATGCCTGAGAATAAGGCTTAGAAATTTGCTTATTCTTTTGTTTTCTATTTCGGTCATTGTTTTTTTATTTCATTAATTTTTTTTGGAGCTTTTCACATAAAACCCCGATGTCATCTTTCCTGACAAGTTCATTAATCCATTCTTCCGGAATATTTTCAAAACCATAGTAGATTCCGGCAATTCCTCCGGTAATGGCTCCTGTGGTATCGGTATCTTCTCCTAAATTTACCGCTTTTAAAACCGCTTCTGAATAACTTTCTGAGTTTAAAAAGCACCATAGGGACGCTTCCAGACTGTGGAGAACGTAACCGCTGCTGTAAATCTTTTCTTCCGGAAATTCATTCAATTTATTGTTTAGGATTCGAGTAAATTTATCCATTTCATTTTGGGAGCAAACCGGATTATGATCTAAAAAATGTTTTACAGAAAGTTTCATCTCGCCATAAGCTTCAAATTTATCCTTACCTTTTATAATTTCCCTCAGCAATTCCAAATAAATAAAACAGGCTATAACTGAACGAATGTGGCCATGAGTAACTGACGACACATCTTTTACAATATCAAACCGCTTTGTAATTTCAAAATCTTTAATATAAAATAAAAGAGGCAATATTCTCATTAATGACCCGTTTCCATTGTCAAATTCACTAGTTCCACCACAAACTTGAGGAGTATAACCTTTACTGATTTTATAAATTGCCTGCCTGGTAGCAATACCTATGTCGAAAACTCTTCCATGCGGTGTCCATATTTCCGCATTATACCATTGAAGAAATTTCAACGCTATATTTTCCAGATCATATCCATTGCAAAGGCTGTCTGTAAGGCACAGTGTTAAAGAACCATCATCACTCCACGTACCTGCTGGCTGGTGATGGGTTCCCAATCCTCGCATTTTTGTTACCGGCGACCGCTTAAGCTGTTCTCTGCTTCTAAATTCCACCGGCACACCCAGTGCATCGCCGATGCATACTCCAAAAATCCCAGCTTTTACCATATTTTCCATCAGGCAAGTTCTATCAGTTTATCATACAGGAGTTTCATGCCTCTTGTTGCCGATTCTTTCATGACCACTGCTCTTTTTCCATAACCGAAGCCCGTTTCATTGGGATTGATCACGACCAGCAGACAATCGTCTTTGATCTCATGGATCAATCCAGCCGCCGGATATACCTGCAATGAAGTCCCGATTACCACCAGAATATCCGCTTCTTTTACTTTTTCCTGTGCCGTTTTATACAATGGAACATCTTCGCCAAACCAGACGATAAAAGGTCTGAGCTGAGCCCCATCTTCCGCCTTATCTCCAATTTGGATATCACCTTTTTGTTCGTAGATCAGGTTTTTATTATTGCATGAACATGATTTGAACAATTCCCCGTGAATATGCAGGATATTCGTAGATCCGGCTCTTTCATGCAGGTCATCTATATTTTGGGTAATGATCTGAACTTCGAAATGTTTTTCTAATTCTGCCAACAGTCTGTGGGCTTCATTGGGCTGTACTTCATGAAGCTGTCTCCTTCGCTGATTATAAAATTCCAGAACCAATCCTCTGTCTTTTCTCCACCCTTCCGGGCTGGCCACCTCTGTGATGCTATGATTTTCCCAGAGACCGTCTCCGTCCCTGAATGTTTTTATTCCGCTTTCGGCACTGATTCCGGCGCCACTTAATATGGTTAGTTTTTTCATTGGTTTTTTAAAATTTCATTGTAATAAAAATCTTTATAAGGATTATTAATTGCTGCTTCTTCCCAATCGTCACAAACGGTGATTATTGAGTTAGCATATTCAATATATTCCCTATCACTTTTGGGATAAACATTTATTAATGATTTAACTTCTTTATTGTTAAAAACATACAAGCTATTTTCTTTAATACAGAATGCTTCTCTAAATGCTAAAATAAATTCTTTTACTTTAGATTCATCCATAGAATCTTTATAATGAATATAATAAGACTTATGAAGAACGTTACTGCGATGTTCAAGTATATCAAATTCAAAAGTACTTACTTCATATTTTAGTTTACGTTTTGTTTCATTAATCAGTTTAAAGTCTAATTTAAAATTCGATGGAAATACTTCATAAAATCTCACATCCATCTTTTTGAAAAGT includes:
- a CDS encoding metallophosphoesterase family protein, which translates into the protein MGRTLVIGDIHGGFKALKQVLERAEVTGDDQLIFLGDYVDGWSESSQIIRFLMELSEKQACIFIKGNHDAWCEDWLSFGGSPDVWLFNGGKSTVESYNGYSPEDLDLHLEFFQRMKNYYVDENNRLFIHAGYSSMHGPEKEVYSSNYRWDRTLWETAVAMDKKLQKSSELYPKRLLLYNEIFIGHTPTLDIGISHPVNKANVWNMDTGAAFTGALSLMDINTKEFWQSEPLPALYPKERGRNNDI
- a CDS encoding RNA 2'-phosphotransferase is translated as MTEIENKRISKFLSLILRHQPENIQLKLDENGWADVSELITKSAKGRMHFSFEDLEEVVETNNKKRFAFNEDKTRIRASQGHSIAIDLDLKAAQPPDFLYHGTAEANISSILENGIEKRTRQHVHLSADKETATKVGMRHGKPVILTIRTKAMHEAGIIFFLSANGVWLTDFVEPQYISK
- a CDS encoding ADP-ribosylglycohydrolase family protein, with the translated sequence MENMVKAGIFGVCIGDALGVPVEFRSREQLKRSPVTKMRGLGTHHQPAGTWSDDGSLTLCLTDSLCNGYDLENIALKFLQWYNAEIWTPHGRVFDIGIATRQAIYKISKGYTPQVCGGTSEFDNGNGSLMRILPLLFYIKDFEITKRFDIVKDVSSVTHGHIRSVIACFIYLELLREIIKGKDKFEAYGEMKLSVKHFLDHNPVCSQNEMDKFTRILNNKLNEFPEEKIYSSGYVLHSLEASLWCFLNSESYSEAVLKAVNLGEDTDTTGAITGGIAGIYYGFENIPEEWINELVRKDDIGVLCEKLQKKLMK
- a CDS encoding SIR2 family NAD-dependent protein deacylase translates to MKKLTILSGAGISAESGIKTFRDGDGLWENHSITEVASPEGWRKDRGLVLEFYNQRRRQLHEVQPNEAHRLLAELEKHFEVQIITQNIDDLHERAGSTNILHIHGELFKSCSCNNKNLIYEQKGDIQIGDKAEDGAQLRPFIVWFGEDVPLYKTAQEKVKEADILVVIGTSLQVYPAAGLIHEIKDDCLLVVINPNETGFGYGKRAVVMKESATRGMKLLYDKLIELA